The following are encoded in a window of Prochlorococcus marinus CUG1417 genomic DNA:
- the petE gene encoding plastocyanin has translation MLRSIFAGLFAIVLTLGLGISSVSAKTVEVKLGTDAGMLAFEPSTVTISAGDTVKFVNNKLAPHNAVFDGHEELSHADLAFAPGESWEETFDTVGTYDYYCEPHRGAGMVGKVIVE, from the coding sequence ATGTTACGTTCAATCTTTGCAGGGTTATTCGCAATAGTTTTAACTCTAGGTCTAGGAATTTCATCTGTTTCAGCTAAGACTGTTGAAGTAAAACTTGGAACTGATGCTGGAATGCTTGCATTTGAACCAAGTACAGTAACCATTAGTGCTGGAGATACAGTTAAATTTGTCAATAACAAATTAGCTCCCCATAATGCAGTTTTCGATGGGCATGAGGAGTTAAGTCATGCAGATCTAGCTTTTGCCCCAGGAGAGTCTTGGGAAGAAACATTTGATACTGTAGGAACTTATGATTACTATTGTGAGCCACACAGAGGAGCTGGAATGGTAGGTAAAGTAATTGTTGAGTAA
- a CDS encoding NAD-dependent epimerase/dehydratase family protein, with protein sequence MAYKNLLITGANGCVGRYLVDWFLKNTKFKLYLMVRDKSNLPISIQENKKVKLLVCDIRESSRYKKDINQINYFIHTATAWGDPKRAYEVNIKAFEELLEMLAIEKLEKIIYFSTASILDTQTELMKESLIYGTEYIQTKYECFQRLRESSYAEKTFAVFPTLVFGGNLGKKSKYPVSYLTSGLKEIRKWLWLARFLKLDSKFHFIHANDIAQICGFLIKNHKEEQYKGFRKFVLGQKFISIDHAIITLLKRNNMRRYFAIPLTKKILKILLRILPIQTTPWDSFSIKKYDFNHVTITNPETFKLKSYAKTLKDILRLSKLPSCNNN encoded by the coding sequence TTGGCATATAAAAACTTATTAATTACAGGTGCTAATGGATGTGTAGGCCGATATTTAGTTGATTGGTTTTTAAAAAACACAAAATTCAAGCTTTATCTCATGGTAAGAGATAAAAGTAATTTACCAATTTCTATTCAGGAAAATAAAAAAGTCAAGTTATTAGTGTGCGATATTAGGGAATCAAGTAGATATAAAAAGGATATTAATCAAATTAATTATTTTATACATACTGCTACAGCTTGGGGAGATCCAAAAAGAGCCTATGAAGTAAATATTAAAGCTTTTGAAGAATTACTTGAAATGCTTGCTATTGAAAAGTTAGAAAAGATTATTTATTTTTCAACAGCTAGCATTCTTGACACGCAAACAGAATTAATGAAGGAATCATTGATTTATGGAACAGAGTATATACAAACAAAATATGAATGTTTCCAGAGACTTAGGGAAAGCTCCTACGCAGAAAAAACATTCGCTGTTTTCCCTACTCTAGTTTTTGGAGGAAATCTTGGCAAAAAAAGTAAATATCCTGTGAGTTATTTAACTAGTGGATTGAAAGAAATAAGGAAATGGCTTTGGTTAGCAAGATTTTTAAAACTCGATTCTAAATTTCACTTTATACACGCAAATGATATTGCTCAAATTTGTGGGTTTCTAATTAAAAATCATAAAGAAGAACAATACAAAGGCTTTAGAAAATTTGTACTAGGTCAGAAATTCATTTCAATTGATCACGCCATAATTACACTTTTAAAGAGAAACAATATGAGGAGATATTTTGCGATACCCCTTACAAAAAAAATTCTAAAAATATTATTAAGAATTCTCCCTATCCAAACCACTCCTTGGGATAGCTTCAGTATCAAAAAATATGACTTTAATCATGTCACCATCACTAATCCTGAGACTTTCAAACTTAAAAGTTACGCCAAGACACTGAAAGATATTTTAAGGTTATCTAAGTTACCAAGCTGTAATAACAATTAA
- the hemE gene encoding uroporphyrinogen decarboxylase: protein MGENLPLLLSAALGKKVNRPPVWMMRQAGRYMKIYRDLRERYPSFRERSENPELSYEISMQPFHAFKPDGVILFSDILTPLPGMGINFEIIESKGPIIENPIRTLSQIENLKELNPSESLGFVGQVLSSLKKDVNNEATVLGFVGAPWTLAAYVVEGKSSKNYSLIKSMAFKEPDLLHKLLDHFAKSIGEYLKYQIKSGAQVVQIFDSWAGQLSPQDYDIFAGPYQKKVVDIVKEDYPDTPVILYISGSAGVIERMAKTGVDIISLDWTVDIEEACKRIPNGIGIQGNVDPGILFGNKESIKERIDNTFNKIKDRKYILNLGHGILPGTPEENAQTFFEHGKKLTY, encoded by the coding sequence ATGGGTGAAAATTTACCACTACTTCTTTCTGCCGCATTAGGTAAAAAAGTAAATCGGCCTCCGGTATGGATGATGAGGCAAGCAGGAAGATATATGAAAATCTATAGAGATTTAAGAGAGCGTTACCCTAGCTTTAGAGAGAGGTCAGAGAATCCAGAACTATCATATGAAATATCAATGCAGCCTTTTCACGCTTTCAAACCAGATGGTGTGATACTTTTTTCAGATATTCTCACACCTCTTCCAGGAATGGGTATTAATTTTGAAATAATAGAAAGTAAAGGTCCAATAATTGAGAACCCAATAAGAACCCTTAGTCAAATTGAAAATTTAAAAGAATTAAATCCAAGTGAAAGCTTAGGCTTTGTAGGACAAGTTCTTTCTTCACTAAAAAAAGATGTCAATAATGAGGCAACAGTTTTAGGTTTTGTTGGAGCACCTTGGACTCTTGCGGCATATGTTGTTGAAGGGAAAAGCAGTAAAAATTATTCTTTGATAAAATCAATGGCTTTTAAAGAACCAGATTTACTTCATAAATTACTTGATCATTTTGCAAAATCTATTGGTGAATATCTTAAATATCAAATTAAATCTGGAGCGCAAGTAGTACAAATTTTTGATTCATGGGCAGGTCAACTAAGCCCACAAGATTATGATATCTTTGCTGGGCCATATCAAAAAAAAGTTGTAGATATTGTAAAAGAGGATTACCCTGATACACCAGTAATTCTATACATTTCAGGAAGTGCTGGAGTGATAGAAAGAATGGCAAAAACTGGCGTAGATATTATTTCATTAGACTGGACAGTAGATATTGAAGAGGCTTGTAAAAGGATCCCTAATGGGATAGGAATTCAAGGTAATGTTGACCCTGGTATTTTATTCGGAAACAAAGAATCAATAAAAGAAAGGATAGATAATACTTTTAATAAAATTAAAGACAGGAAATATATTCTTAATTTAGGCCATGGGATTTTACCTGGGACTCCAGAAGAAAATGCTCAAACATTTTTTGAACATGGGAAAAAACTTACTTACTAG
- the glgB gene encoding 1,4-alpha-glucan branching protein GlgB has protein sequence MIETIQADWIKSEAINLENCCNDNPLKILGPHFYEKQWVIRVWMPEADEVKINFKNNTYKAENINHKWLFEAILPENPNYNYEINISRGGITHTQHDPWSYREEWMGEVDRHLFAEGNHHHIWEKMGAHLIEEKNQKGVMFCIWAPNAKSISIIGDINSWDGRHHPMQKRLGGIWELFMPTMKEGDTYKYEIRTQQGHIYEKADPYGFLHEIRPQNGSIVSKLKNFNWNDSSWISNRDSSSQINKPISVYEMHLGSWLHESTDNKYLEDNGESRNPVPAADLKPGTRLLTYPELTEKLIPYVKERGFTHIELMPISEHPFDGSWGYQVTGWYAPTSRFGTPNEFREFVNKCHEEGIGVILDWVPGHFPKDKHGLAFFDGCHLYEHGDSRIGEHKEWGTLIFNYSRNEVRNFLVANLVYWFEEFHIDGIRVDAVASMLYRDYLRPDGEWIPNENGGNENIEAVKFLQQANHVLFQHFPGALSIAEESTTWPMVTKPTDMGGLGFNLKWNMGWMHDMLDYFEIDPWFRQFHQNSVTFSITYNYTENFMLALSHDEVVHGKSHLLHKMPGDDWKKYANTRALLTYMWTHPGKKTIFMGMEFGQRQEWNVWDDLQWELLEFEPHKGLRNLIDDLNRLYKNEPALWKNDFDPYGFQWIDCNDKSNSVISFMRRENDTNEWLVIVANFTPNTHDSYKVGVPIEGFYKEIFNSDGSRYGGSNKGNMGGKESINYNIHDYQNALELVLPPLSVSIFKHQAKK, from the coding sequence ATGATCGAGACAATTCAAGCAGACTGGATTAAATCAGAAGCTATCAACCTAGAAAATTGTTGCAATGATAATCCATTAAAAATATTAGGTCCTCATTTTTATGAAAAACAATGGGTAATAAGGGTATGGATGCCTGAAGCCGACGAAGTTAAAATAAATTTTAAAAACAATACCTATAAGGCCGAAAACATTAACCATAAATGGCTTTTTGAAGCTATCCTGCCTGAAAACCCAAACTATAATTACGAAATAAATATTTCACGAGGAGGGATCACACATACACAACATGATCCTTGGTCATATAGAGAAGAGTGGATGGGAGAAGTTGATAGACATCTTTTTGCAGAAGGTAATCATCATCATATTTGGGAAAAAATGGGAGCACATCTCATTGAAGAAAAGAATCAAAAAGGGGTCATGTTTTGCATTTGGGCTCCAAACGCAAAATCAATCTCGATAATTGGAGATATAAATTCTTGGGATGGAAGACATCATCCAATGCAGAAGAGATTAGGGGGAATTTGGGAACTTTTCATGCCAACAATGAAAGAAGGCGACACATATAAATACGAAATAAGAACACAACAAGGTCATATTTATGAGAAGGCTGATCCCTATGGTTTCCTGCATGAAATCAGACCTCAAAATGGTTCAATAGTCTCAAAATTGAAAAACTTTAATTGGAATGATAGTTCTTGGATTTCAAATAGAGATTCTTCTAGTCAAATTAACAAGCCAATTTCAGTTTATGAAATGCATTTAGGAAGTTGGCTTCATGAATCAACAGATAATAAATATCTTGAGGACAATGGTGAATCAAGAAACCCAGTGCCTGCAGCTGATTTAAAACCCGGAACAAGATTATTAACTTATCCAGAATTAACCGAGAAACTCATTCCATATGTAAAAGAGAGAGGATTTACTCATATTGAACTAATGCCAATATCTGAACATCCTTTCGATGGTTCATGGGGATACCAAGTTACAGGTTGGTATGCACCAACTAGTAGATTTGGCACTCCAAATGAATTTAGAGAGTTTGTTAATAAATGTCATGAAGAGGGGATAGGGGTAATTCTTGATTGGGTGCCTGGCCATTTCCCAAAAGATAAGCATGGTTTAGCATTTTTTGATGGTTGTCATCTTTATGAACATGGAGATTCACGTATAGGTGAACACAAAGAATGGGGAACCCTAATATTTAATTACAGCAGAAACGAAGTAAGAAATTTCTTAGTAGCCAACCTCGTTTATTGGTTTGAAGAGTTTCATATTGATGGCATAAGAGTCGATGCTGTGGCTTCAATGCTTTACAGAGATTATCTACGTCCAGATGGAGAATGGATCCCCAATGAAAATGGTGGAAATGAAAATATAGAAGCCGTTAAATTTCTTCAACAGGCTAATCATGTACTCTTCCAACATTTCCCAGGTGCACTTTCTATCGCTGAAGAATCAACAACTTGGCCAATGGTAACCAAACCAACTGACATGGGAGGTCTAGGGTTTAACTTGAAATGGAATATGGGATGGATGCACGATATGCTCGATTATTTTGAAATAGATCCTTGGTTTAGGCAATTCCATCAAAATAGTGTAACTTTCTCAATAACGTATAACTATACAGAGAACTTTATGCTTGCGCTTAGTCATGATGAGGTTGTCCATGGGAAAAGTCATCTCTTGCATAAAATGCCTGGCGATGACTGGAAGAAATATGCAAATACCAGAGCTTTACTAACTTATATGTGGACCCACCCTGGTAAAAAAACGATCTTCATGGGAATGGAATTTGGGCAAAGGCAAGAATGGAATGTTTGGGATGATCTGCAATGGGAGTTACTAGAGTTTGAACCTCATAAAGGCCTCAGGAACCTAATTGACGACCTTAATCGACTTTATAAAAATGAACCTGCACTATGGAAAAATGACTTTGATCCTTATGGATTCCAATGGATAGATTGTAATGATAAATCAAATTCAGTAATAAGTTTCATGAGAAGAGAAAACGATACCAATGAGTGGCTTGTCATAGTTGCTAACTTCACACCTAATACTCATGATTCTTACAAGGTGGGAGTTCCTATTGAGGGATTCTATAAAGAAATATTTAATTCAGATGGATCTAGATACGGAGGCAGTAATAAAGGAAATATGGGCGGTAAGGAATCTATAAATTACAATATTCATGATTATCAAAATGCTTTAGAACTTGTTTTGCCCCCATTAAGCGTAAGTATCTTCAAACATCAAGCAAAAAAATAA
- a CDS encoding CocE/NonD family hydrolase produces MSGSRWFDNSLTLRDGVRLISRIWLPNSNGPWPALLMRQPYGREIASTITYSHPEWWATKGYMVIIQDVRGMGASEGVFNGFSQEASDTSETHEWVRSLKECNGKLGLYGFSYQGFTQLTGELNSKPPDCLSPAMTGMNIKDHWCSDGGAYWWHNNIAWGLQIAALKMKRENKLLEWKKIRLALENKSYLREGIDTLKKYDPNSFVLKWLKNLNNAYPFEEFKPISTWIKRPMLIIGGLWDPHLKGAFDLYKKSKEAGGTPEIIIGNATHLNWWEGSQESLLKFFDKHLKSDENCISKNFNNEKKIWNITLNKWEELDNKFQPKFIFGLKSNGTANVEAEDGSLTINSKGSGWFTIVNDPWRPTPSDGGHLGPNPGKFNRSIIDKRLDVGVFQTNSFKEDQYLRGVPTLEIQAKSDQPNFDICLALSLVEEGNEKVNQFSTGFLRVKNSKISEDCIYQITMQPTNICLIKDSKLRLSISAAAYPAIGVNPGFGDGNVGAPSANHKVITISFSLNKTFMKMTPFF; encoded by the coding sequence ATGTCTGGTTCAAGATGGTTTGACAATTCTCTAACACTAAGAGATGGAGTAAGACTTATATCCAGGATTTGGTTACCTAATAGTAATGGGCCATGGCCTGCATTATTGATGAGACAACCATATGGCAGGGAAATAGCTTCAACTATTACCTATTCTCACCCGGAATGGTGGGCTACCAAAGGGTATATGGTAATAATTCAAGATGTAAGAGGTATGGGTGCTTCTGAAGGGGTTTTTAATGGTTTTTCTCAAGAAGCTAGCGATACTTCAGAAACACATGAATGGGTAAGGTCTCTAAAAGAATGTAATGGAAAACTTGGCTTGTATGGTTTTTCATATCAAGGATTTACTCAACTAACTGGTGAATTAAATTCAAAGCCGCCCGATTGCTTATCTCCAGCAATGACTGGGATGAATATTAAGGATCATTGGTGCTCAGATGGAGGAGCATATTGGTGGCATAACAATATTGCATGGGGACTTCAAATCGCAGCACTAAAAATGAAAAGAGAAAATAAATTGCTTGAGTGGAAAAAGATCAGATTAGCCTTAGAAAATAAAAGTTACCTAAGGGAAGGAATTGATACTTTAAAAAAATACGATCCTAATAGCTTTGTTTTGAAATGGCTTAAAAATTTAAATAATGCTTACCCATTTGAAGAATTTAAACCAATTTCAACATGGATTAAACGACCTATGTTAATTATTGGAGGACTTTGGGATCCACATTTAAAAGGTGCCTTTGATCTTTATAAAAAATCCAAAGAAGCTGGTGGAACCCCAGAGATTATTATTGGGAATGCGACACATCTAAATTGGTGGGAGGGATCTCAAGAATCTTTATTAAAATTTTTTGATAAACATTTAAAATCAGATGAAAATTGTATTTCTAAGAATTTTAACAACGAGAAAAAAATATGGAATATTACATTAAATAAATGGGAAGAATTAGATAATAAATTTCAACCTAAATTTATTTTTGGGCTCAAAAGCAATGGCACTGCAAATGTAGAAGCTGAAGATGGAAGTCTGACTATAAATTCAAAAGGATCAGGATGGTTCACAATTGTTAATGACCCATGGAGACCTACTCCATCTGACGGTGGTCATTTAGGTCCAAATCCTGGGAAGTTTAATAGAAGTATTATTGACAAACGACTAGATGTAGGTGTTTTTCAAACCAATTCTTTTAAAGAAGATCAATATTTAAGAGGAGTTCCCACATTAGAAATCCAAGCAAAAAGTGATCAGCCCAATTTTGATATCTGCCTTGCTTTGTCTCTTGTTGAGGAAGGTAATGAAAAGGTGAATCAATTTTCAACAGGGTTCTTAAGGGTTAAAAACTCTAAAATAAGTGAAGACTGCATTTATCAAATAACAATGCAGCCAACAAATATTTGTTTGATTAAAGATAGCAAGCTTCGCTTATCAATATCTGCAGCAGCTTATCCCGCTATTGGAGTTAATCCTGGATTTGGGGATGGAAATGTTGGAGCGCCTTCAGCAAATCATAAAGTTATTACTATAAGTTTTAGCCTTAATAAAACATTTATGAAAATGACCCCTTTTTTTTAA
- a CDS encoding DUF4332 domain-containing protein, translated as MGSKTFLDFLPTNFRHEKSFFIKNNLTDFEKLSNLSDLDINEIQRKSSLCTLNNLKKIRAIAIFKKEIGISPPQAYLLLHCGISSLKSLSLSTPYELERKIGRLERTLRVKTETDTTFTLLKEWIKKASQNEESIGNLG; from the coding sequence ATGGGAAGTAAAACCTTTTTAGATTTTTTGCCAACTAATTTTAGACATGAGAAATCTTTTTTTATTAAAAATAATCTAACTGACTTTGAAAAATTAAGTAATCTTTCGGACTTGGACATAAATGAGATTCAGAGAAAATCTTCACTATGTACATTGAATAATCTAAAGAAAATTAGAGCTATAGCAATTTTTAAAAAAGAAATTGGAATTTCTCCACCGCAAGCATATCTACTTTTACATTGCGGTATATCTTCTCTTAAATCATTATCACTATCTACCCCTTACGAATTAGAACGCAAAATTGGCAGATTAGAAAGAACTCTTAGAGTAAAAACTGAGACAGATACAACTTTTACTCTCTTAAAAGAATGGATTAAAAAAGCTAGTCAAAACGAAGAATCTATTGGAAATCTTGGATAA
- a CDS encoding DUF2518 family protein, with protein sequence MSFFELLENTPKIFGFFGIFLFICTIAAFIFNFGFKFRIIGATIFSLLLSLSSWAFIQSYSEKVVIEGAKYVPIVYDNGFDLIIAKADDDFPEESIEPTLEQLSENLRKGSRSGANVKIKIRKLEKISDDVSKPVVIGEVQKNVTMNESIKNGK encoded by the coding sequence ATGTCTTTTTTTGAACTATTAGAGAACACACCCAAAATTTTTGGATTCTTCGGAATATTTCTTTTCATTTGCACAATAGCAGCTTTTATATTTAATTTTGGTTTTAAATTTCGAATAATTGGAGCGACAATCTTTTCATTATTACTTTCTTTAAGTAGTTGGGCATTTATACAAAGTTACTCTGAAAAGGTTGTAATAGAAGGTGCAAAATATGTTCCAATTGTTTATGACAATGGGTTCGATTTGATTATTGCCAAAGCAGATGATGACTTTCCGGAAGAATCTATTGAACCAACTTTAGAACAATTATCGGAAAACTTAAGGAAAGGTAGCAGATCTGGTGCGAATGTAAAAATAAAGATAAGAAAACTCGAAAAAATTTCAGATGATGTAAGTAAACCAGTGGTTATAGGAGAAGTTCAGAAAAATGTCACAATGAATGAGTCTATTAAAAATGGGAAGTAA